From Halotia branconii CENA392, the proteins below share one genomic window:
- a CDS encoding NAD-dependent epimerase/dehydratase family protein, with protein sequence MKRKVIITGSSGLIGSEAVSFFDEKGWSVHGIDNNMRRDFFGPDGDTTHNLQRLQQSCEQFEHHGLDIRDRSNILDLFKQIHPDAIIHCAAQPSHDLAKDRPFDDFDINAVGTLNLLEATRQACPESPFIFMSTNKVYGDAPNELSLIEKETRWEYARPEDWHGINENCRIDSCLHSLFGASKAAADILVQEYGRYFNMPTVCFRGGCLTGPNHSGAELHGFLAYLARCFREDRNYRIFGYKGKQVRDNIHSYDVCTAFYAFYESPRCGAVYNLGGGRNNSTSIIEAIASFEELFGKSIKTEYIDTNRVGDHICYISDLTRFQNDYPNWKIQISLKETMHQFLDLSKTSSLTSVL encoded by the coding sequence ATGAAACGTAAAGTTATTATTACTGGATCTTCCGGATTAATCGGTTCTGAAGCTGTTTCTTTTTTTGACGAAAAAGGTTGGTCAGTGCATGGCATTGACAACAATATGCGGCGAGATTTCTTTGGGCCAGATGGAGATACAACTCATAACCTACAACGCTTACAGCAATCTTGCGAACAATTTGAACATCACGGTTTAGATATTCGCGATCGCTCTAACATTTTAGATCTGTTTAAACAAATCCATCCCGATGCAATTATTCATTGTGCTGCCCAACCATCTCACGATTTAGCGAAAGATAGACCATTTGACGATTTTGATATTAATGCAGTTGGTACTCTCAATCTTTTAGAAGCAACTCGACAAGCTTGTCCAGAGTCACCATTTATCTTCATGAGTACCAATAAGGTGTATGGTGATGCACCTAATGAACTATCTTTAATAGAAAAAGAAACTCGCTGGGAATATGCTCGCCCCGAAGATTGGCATGGTATTAATGAAAATTGTCGGATAGATTCTTGCTTACATAGCTTGTTTGGGGCTTCTAAGGCCGCTGCTGATATTCTCGTTCAAGAATATGGACGTTACTTTAATATGCCAACTGTCTGCTTCCGGGGTGGATGTTTAACAGGCCCTAACCATTCTGGTGCAGAATTGCATGGTTTTTTGGCTTATCTGGCTCGTTGCTTCCGAGAAGACAGAAACTACAGAATTTTTGGTTATAAAGGCAAGCAAGTTCGAGATAATATTCATTCCTACGATGTTTGCACTGCTTTTTATGCTTTCTACGAATCTCCTCGATGTGGGGCAGTATATAACTTGGGTGGTGGACGAAATAACAGTACTTCTATTATAGAAGCGATCGCTAGTTTTGAAGAGTTATTTGGAAAGTCTATAAAGACCGAATACATAGATACAAATCGTGTCGGTGACCACATTTGTTACATTAGTGATTTAACTCGTTTCCAAAATGACTATCCCAATTGGAAAATTCAAATTTCCCTTAAAGAAACCATGCACCAATTCTTGGATTTGTCTAAGACAAGCTCTCTAACGTCAGTTCTGTAA
- a CDS encoding glycosyltransferase family 2 protein — protein sequence MKITCSILCYNYGRYLAQAIESCLNQQPGDYDLEVLVIDDGSTDETFEVCLNYQDRIRVLRSENQGFGASLNRGIIEASGDYVCLLDADDYFALNKLVTILPYLQQGYLYIEHLKQYVDIKGNNIENRLATGSTGTFCVNRNTALTLLPAENEIFFHPINSAGHGIHIDKVLSFYRVHESSYFRAGIWWQEKKSYERQVTKYHYLAKVTHALADRLLIMAEETSCNWAKPEMLKKISSEYRAIAYYDEMEGFLFLNKKREALLTCLKILIAAFQSQNGLTIWHIRIIFRGLMGRPIILE from the coding sequence ATGAAAATTACTTGTTCTATTCTTTGCTATAACTACGGTCGCTACTTAGCGCAAGCTATTGAAAGTTGTTTAAATCAACAGCCTGGTGACTATGATTTAGAAGTATTAGTGATTGATGATGGATCAACTGATGAAACATTTGAAGTTTGCCTTAATTATCAAGATCGGATTCGAGTATTACGTTCAGAAAATCAAGGATTTGGTGCTAGTTTAAACAGGGGTATTATCGAAGCTTCAGGAGATTATGTTTGTTTACTTGATGCAGATGATTATTTTGCATTAAATAAATTAGTAACTATTTTGCCCTATCTTCAGCAAGGTTATCTATATATAGAGCATCTAAAACAATATGTTGATATAAAAGGAAACAATATAGAAAACCGACTTGCTACAGGGAGTACAGGTACTTTTTGTGTGAATCGCAATACTGCATTAACACTTCTACCTGCTGAAAATGAAATCTTTTTTCATCCAATCAACTCAGCAGGTCATGGTATTCATATTGATAAAGTTTTATCTTTTTATCGAGTTCATGAATCTAGTTATTTTCGTGCAGGTATATGGTGGCAAGAAAAAAAAAGCTACGAGCGTCAAGTAACTAAATATCATTATTTAGCAAAGGTAACTCATGCTTTAGCTGATAGACTACTTATAATGGCAGAAGAAACCTCATGCAACTGGGCTAAACCAGAAATGTTGAAAAAAATTAGTAGCGAGTATAGAGCAATTGCTTACTATGATGAAATGGAAGGATTTTTATTCCTAAATAAAAAAAGAGAAGCTTTACTTACTTGCTTAAAAATATTAATAGCGGCTTTTCAGTCTCAAAATGGTTTAACTATTTGGCATATTAGAATAATATTTAGAGGTTTAATGGGAAGACCGATTATTTTAGAATAA
- a CDS encoding glycosyltransferase family 1 protein, which produces MIIQIVPQMSPVTTGVGDYALALAKQLRQEFGITTYFIVGDPNWTGATQIEDFPIQKVDKRSAKNLTSILEEIASSATNILLHYVGYGYAPRGCPFWLVDGLQQWQTRKSKATLITMFHELYAAGYPIWSSAFWTEPLQKYLVNRLARFSDRMITNKPEYAKILHSFSSNKNQQIPIVPVFSNVGEPDKMLPIAKRKPRLVVFGGTGNRLKVYEQSITYLKRVCQQLNIQEIIDIGPPINLSISKINDIPIVILGQQPAEKVSDILQDSLVGFFYYPLDFLTRSGTFAAYCSHGVIPVGTTYYAWGKEQDGLEENKHYLLADNKIEQLSLSLGEMIAQNAYNWYQTHNLSRQAKIYSEVFK; this is translated from the coding sequence ATGATTATTCAAATTGTTCCCCAAATGTCTCCAGTGACTACTGGAGTAGGGGATTATGCTTTAGCATTAGCAAAACAATTACGTCAGGAATTTGGAATTACAACATACTTTATTGTGGGCGATCCTAATTGGACTGGAGCTACACAAATAGAAGATTTTCCAATTCAAAAAGTTGACAAGCGTTCTGCAAAAAACTTAACTTCCATTTTAGAAGAAATTGCTTCTTCTGCTACTAACATACTCCTACATTATGTAGGCTATGGCTATGCTCCACGAGGTTGTCCTTTTTGGTTGGTAGATGGATTGCAGCAGTGGCAAACCCGCAAAAGTAAAGCTACTTTAATTACTATGTTTCATGAACTTTACGCTGCTGGTTATCCAATTTGGAGTAGTGCTTTTTGGACAGAACCATTGCAAAAATATCTTGTGAATCGTCTTGCGAGGTTTAGCGATCGCATGATTACTAATAAACCTGAATATGCAAAGATATTGCATAGTTTTTCTTCAAATAAAAACCAGCAAATTCCAATTGTCCCTGTTTTTTCAAATGTTGGTGAGCCAGACAAAATGCTACCGATAGCTAAACGAAAACCACGCTTAGTCGTTTTTGGTGGTACTGGCAATCGATTAAAAGTCTATGAGCAATCAATAACTTATCTAAAACGTGTTTGTCAACAACTCAATATTCAAGAGATTATTGATATTGGACCACCAATAAACCTGTCAATATCTAAGATTAATGATATTCCTATAGTTATATTAGGGCAACAACCTGCTGAAAAAGTTAGTGATATCCTTCAAGATTCATTGGTAGGTTTTTTTTACTATCCACTTGATTTTCTCACTCGCTCTGGTACTTTTGCTGCATACTGTTCTCATGGAGTGATTCCGGTTGGTACTACCTACTATGCTTGGGGAAAAGAGCAGGATGGATTAGAAGAAAACAAGCACTATTTATTAGCAGATAACAAAATTGAGCAATTAAGTTTATCTTTGGGAGAAATGATCGCACAGAACGCCTACAATTGGTATCAAACCCATAATTTATCTAGGCAAGCTAAAATATATAGCGAAGTCTTTAAATAA
- a CDS encoding glycosyltransferase family 4 protein codes for MKVVHITPTYFDNSSIIGGGERYPTELASWMAKFVDTTLVSFSSVRKTDQLDNLKIEIYPVKHLIHGNKINPLNFQYLSSILNADVVHIHHIYTLVSDLGCLIAFLLGKLVFVTDYGGGGSLVLNQKLPIFKCYRNAIAYSRFGLDFIPPELQKKAVLIKGGIDTDKFCPDISLAKENKILYVGRILPHKGINYLIDAFRILNRPDYKLKIVGRVYNEEFYSYLKQLAEGLTVEFVHNADDNQLLHEYRTSQVTILPSVHTDCYGKYSPVPELMGFTLLESQACGTPAICTDAGAMHEFVDDGNSGFVVKQNSGEAIAAALRKLLELSKSDRSALQQYCCNWIKCLSWSTVVQKHLEVYQGIK; via the coding sequence ATGAAAGTTGTCCATATCACTCCAACTTATTTTGACAATTCATCTATTATAGGTGGTGGTGAACGTTATCCTACTGAATTAGCTTCTTGGATGGCTAAGTTTGTAGACACAACCCTTGTCAGTTTTTCTTCAGTACGAAAGACCGATCAATTAGATAATCTTAAAATTGAAATTTATCCAGTTAAACATTTAATTCATGGAAACAAAATAAATCCTCTTAATTTTCAATATTTAAGTTCAATTTTGAATGCTGACGTAGTACATATTCATCATATCTATACTTTGGTTTCTGATTTAGGTTGTCTAATAGCCTTTTTACTAGGTAAATTAGTTTTTGTTACAGATTATGGTGGTGGAGGAAGTTTAGTACTTAATCAAAAATTACCAATATTTAAATGCTATAGAAATGCGATCGCCTATTCTCGTTTTGGTTTAGATTTTATTCCGCCTGAATTGCAAAAAAAAGCAGTTTTGATTAAGGGAGGTATTGATACAGATAAGTTTTGTCCTGACATATCTTTAGCAAAAGAAAATAAAATTTTATATGTTGGTCGGATTTTACCCCACAAAGGTATTAATTATTTGATTGATGCTTTTCGCATTTTAAATCGCCCAGATTATAAGCTAAAAATTGTAGGTAGAGTTTATAACGAAGAATTTTATAGCTATCTAAAGCAATTAGCAGAAGGTTTAACTGTAGAATTTGTTCATAATGCAGACGATAATCAGTTACTACATGAATACCGCACTTCACAAGTAACAATTTTACCTTCAGTTCATACTGATTGCTATGGGAAATATAGTCCTGTTCCTGAATTAATGGGTTTTACTTTGCTAGAATCTCAAGCGTGCGGAACTCCAGCTATCTGTACGGATGCTGGAGCAATGCATGAGTTTGTAGATGATGGGAATAGTGGTTTTGTTGTTAAGCAGAATTCAGGTGAAGCTATAGCAGCTGCTCTACGTAAACTACTTGAACTTTCAAAGAGTGATCGCTCTGCTTTACAACAATACTGTTGTAACTGGATCAAGTGCTTAAGTTGGTCAACAGTAGTGCAAAAGCATTTAGAAGTTTATCAAGGCATAAAGTAA
- a CDS encoding glycosyltransferase family 4 protein has protein sequence MPGISIAYSSVHQIYQIALAAQELGELDNFFCSVIDAPGKWGALFSLIFGRDRLVNRRCSELNLHHVKEYPWPLAFQYFQQIQRKSLGPADWEITNNLFDQWAARQLKTVTSQLFVGVETCALRCLEVTHERGIKTLLDCHQVHPDFLDRVIAEAASDLNIPVPETIDTPTWRKQKLQEFELADFLLLISEPQKRSFLEAGFAPEKLATITLWADTSIFYPPPAPISKNPDILHVLFVGGLCLRKGVPYLLQAIELCGSNIELTLIGSKTSEINDFLKKSECRFNYVPTMTKAQLREYYWQSDVLVLPSLVDTFGWVAMEAMACGLPVIVSENCGVPVPDENWRVPIMNAEAIAEKLLTLHHNREYYASLGNIASNFAQKFTAKLYREQLQTLFKKILSRV, from the coding sequence GTGCCAGGAATTAGTATTGCCTATAGCAGTGTTCATCAAATATATCAAATTGCTTTAGCTGCTCAAGAACTAGGTGAATTGGATAATTTTTTTTGCTCTGTGATTGATGCACCTGGTAAATGGGGCGCTTTATTTTCTTTGATTTTCGGACGCGATCGCTTAGTCAATCGTCGTTGTTCAGAACTGAATTTGCATCATGTTAAAGAGTATCCTTGGCCTTTAGCATTTCAGTATTTCCAACAAATCCAGCGCAAAAGTTTAGGGCCTGCTGATTGGGAAATCACTAATAATCTATTTGATCAATGGGCAGCGCGGCAACTAAAGACTGTCACTAGTCAACTTTTCGTAGGTGTAGAAACTTGCGCTCTCCGGTGTTTAGAAGTTACTCATGAACGCGGGATCAAAACTTTGTTAGATTGCCATCAAGTACATCCGGACTTTCTAGACCGAGTTATCGCTGAAGCTGCTTCAGATTTAAATATTCCTGTGCCTGAAACTATAGATACACCAACTTGGCGAAAGCAAAAATTACAGGAATTTGAACTAGCAGATTTTTTACTTCTAATTTCCGAACCTCAAAAGCGGAGTTTCTTAGAGGCAGGGTTTGCCCCTGAAAAATTGGCAACAATCACATTATGGGCAGATACAAGTATTTTTTACCCACCGCCAGCACCCATTTCTAAAAACCCAGACATATTGCATGTATTATTTGTAGGTGGACTTTGTTTACGTAAGGGAGTTCCCTACTTGTTACAAGCTATAGAACTATGTGGTTCCAATATAGAATTGACTTTAATTGGTTCCAAAACTTCAGAAATAAATGATTTTTTAAAAAAATCAGAATGCAGATTTAATTATGTGCCAACGATGACCAAAGCTCAATTACGCGAGTATTATTGGCAGTCTGATGTCCTCGTTTTACCTTCGTTAGTGGATACTTTTGGTTGGGTGGCAATGGAAGCAATGGCTTGTGGTTTACCTGTAATTGTCAGCGAAAACTGTGGTGTGCCAGTTCCTGATGAAAATTGGCGAGTACCGATTATGAATGCCGAAGCGATCGCTGAAAAACTTTTAACGTTGCATCACAATCGCGAATATTATGCAAGTCTGGGTAATATAGCAAGTAACTTTGCTCAAAAATTTACTGCGAAACTTTATCGTGAACAATTGCAAACTTTATTTAAAAAAATTTTGTCAAGAGTATAA
- a CDS encoding glycosyltransferase family 4 protein — MKIFIYSSVFYPNIGGLETVMFNLAHEFVAHGHDIKLATQTTTNEVDNFPFEIIRCPTVYELLQLTLWCDICFHACVSLKAVWPVLLLKKPLVITHQTWYSYPGTKQTWQAALKHWITHFSTNIAPSQAIADQLPASVKVIPNSYEDDVFYIMPEISRDRDLVFLGRLVSDKGADLLLDSLALLKQQGLEPNLTIIGQGPEELALKQQAQTLGIAEQIQFIGTQRGETLARLLNAHKIIVVPSKWQEPFGIVALEGIACGCLVVGSSSGGLKDAIGSCGVTFPNGSVEYLTKVLTEVLINIEKSDTHNKHRKSHLIRHYKSSVAKAYLQVMEAIVQ; from the coding sequence ATGAAAATTTTCATATATTCATCTGTTTTTTACCCAAATATTGGTGGGCTAGAAACAGTTATGTTTAATTTAGCCCATGAGTTCGTTGCTCATGGACATGATATTAAATTAGCTACGCAAACTACAACAAATGAAGTTGATAACTTTCCTTTTGAAATAATTAGATGTCCTACAGTTTATGAACTTTTGCAATTAACTCTTTGGTGTGACATCTGTTTTCATGCTTGTGTAAGCTTGAAAGCAGTTTGGCCTGTTTTGCTTTTAAAAAAACCTTTAGTAATTACTCATCAAACATGGTATTCCTATCCAGGAACAAAACAAACATGGCAAGCTGCACTAAAGCATTGGATAACGCATTTTTCTACTAACATTGCTCCCAGTCAAGCGATCGCAGATCAACTTCCTGCCTCCGTAAAGGTTATTCCCAATTCCTATGAAGATGATGTGTTTTATATAATGCCAGAAATTTCACGCGATCGCGATTTAGTCTTTCTGGGACGTTTAGTTTCAGATAAGGGCGCTGATTTACTTTTAGACTCACTAGCACTACTTAAGCAACAGGGATTGGAACCCAACTTAACAATTATTGGTCAAGGCCCAGAAGAGCTTGCTCTAAAACAACAAGCACAAACCCTTGGAATTGCAGAGCAGATTCAGTTTATTGGTACTCAGCGTGGAGAAACTTTAGCTCGATTGCTAAATGCTCATAAAATCATAGTTGTACCATCAAAATGGCAAGAACCGTTCGGGATTGTAGCTTTAGAAGGAATTGCTTGTGGATGTTTAGTTGTGGGTTCAAGTAGTGGAGGATTGAAAGATGCTATTGGTTCATGTGGAGTTACATTTCCTAATGGAAGTGTAGAATATTTGACAAAAGTATTAACAGAGGTATTAATCAATATTGAAAAATCTGACACTCATAATAAACATCGAAAATCTCACTTAATAAGACATTATAAAAGCTCTGTTGCCAAAGCATATCTCCAAGTTATGGAAGCAATAGTACAGTGA
- a CDS encoding glycosyltransferase family 4 protein, with the protein MKTPYIGILMESPIQYHAPLFQFMAKDSRFRLKVMYMSQRGVKPFYNPQLKMTLQWDIPVLEGYDYVFLDNNSPITDDGESFWTLMNLGVHKTIAQEKFDAVWVHGYAYATCWLALLACQATKTPLFLRGESEDFFPRSKWKTKVRNFGLSAFLKQIAAALYIGSYNREFYLNHHVPEERLFYVPYNVDNDWFNVQTPERLEFRKQIRAELGLDTNTVVFIMASKHRLDRYPMDVIQAFCQIPKELNAALLVLGDGVLRPELEAYAQAHADGRHIHFLGLIPQSKYPGYLGTGDILIHPSSETWGCAINEGISANLAVISSDQVLGWKDMVHPEINGLIYPFHNVEALAQCIISLAQQPERVQQMRQASRKLSEDMDFGVCADGVAAALERFGKANYN; encoded by the coding sequence ATGAAGACTCCGTATATCGGCATCTTAATGGAAAGCCCGATTCAATATCATGCACCCCTTTTTCAGTTTATGGCTAAAGACAGTCGCTTTCGTTTGAAAGTGATGTATATGTCCCAGCGAGGAGTCAAACCTTTTTACAACCCTCAACTCAAAATGACGCTGCAATGGGATATTCCTGTTCTAGAAGGATATGATTATGTATTTTTAGACAACAACTCTCCTATTACTGATGATGGTGAAAGTTTTTGGACTCTGATGAATTTGGGAGTTCATAAAACAATCGCCCAAGAAAAATTCGACGCAGTTTGGGTACATGGTTATGCCTACGCAACTTGTTGGTTAGCGCTTTTAGCCTGTCAAGCCACAAAAACTCCCTTGTTTCTGCGGGGAGAAAGTGAAGATTTTTTCCCCAGGTCGAAATGGAAGACAAAAGTTCGTAATTTCGGACTATCTGCTTTTCTCAAGCAAATTGCAGCAGCTTTATATATCGGCTCCTACAACCGGGAATTTTACCTCAATCACCACGTTCCAGAAGAACGTCTTTTTTACGTTCCCTACAATGTTGATAACGATTGGTTTAATGTCCAAACACCAGAGCGTTTAGAATTTAGGAAGCAAATACGAGCTGAATTAGGGCTAGATACAAATACAGTTGTATTTATCATGGCTTCTAAACACCGTTTAGATCGCTACCCAATGGACGTAATACAAGCCTTTTGCCAAATCCCTAAAGAACTCAATGCAGCTCTATTAGTGCTTGGAGATGGGGTACTACGGCCAGAATTGGAAGCTTATGCTCAAGCTCATGCAGATGGGCGACACATTCACTTTCTAGGTTTAATTCCCCAGTCTAAATATCCAGGCTATTTAGGGACAGGTGATATTCTTATCCACCCATCTTCAGAAACTTGGGGATGTGCGATTAATGAGGGAATCTCAGCTAACTTAGCTGTTATTTCCTCTGATCAAGTTTTGGGCTGGAAAGATATGGTACATCCAGAAATCAACGGTCTGATTTACCCCTTCCATAATGTAGAAGCACTAGCACAATGTATTATATCTTTAGCTCAACAACCAGAACGGGTGCAACAAATGCGGCAAGCATCCCGTAAATTGAGCGAAGATATGGATTTTGGAGTTTGTGCAGATGGCGTAGCAGCTGCATTAGAACGTTTTGGCAAAGCTAATTATAACTAG
- a CDS encoding glycosyltransferase family 4 protein, whose protein sequence is MNRPLKILMVLHMPWDPNLGGPRVQLELADEFLAMGHEVEKFDYNDAFGQTKPFRLAELVPPILTTKAKRLAELTRPSFSSQAQKFVQANAHRFDIIDAHQGNLPFSKQELGFRGLLVARSVGLMPLLQEFLEFQNQKWPSLKKRNLIGNLLSSHAQKQNFSNFIPSLKASDLINLPNHDELMYVSNVLGLGQKSVVFPFGLSQQRHEAFLKAIQPAEVRLTNKQVAFIGAWGTRKGSKDWGEIIKLIRNEIPEAQFLFLGTGFSMETVLADINLPSADGIEIIPNYTSEELPKLLSRATVGAFPSYMEGFGFAVLEKLACGLPTVAYDIPGPREMLGKLDIKLMTKPGDIEQFAVHLVKLLRLDQTSYSQVSQHCVEIANKFTWRTIAENTINTYTQLFAKIKSM, encoded by the coding sequence ATGAATCGACCCTTAAAGATATTGATGGTATTGCACATGCCGTGGGATCCTAATTTAGGAGGACCACGGGTACAGTTAGAGCTAGCTGATGAGTTTTTGGCAATGGGTCATGAAGTAGAAAAATTTGACTACAATGATGCATTTGGACAAACTAAACCATTTCGCTTGGCAGAATTAGTTCCTCCTATACTTACTACTAAAGCCAAGCGTTTAGCAGAATTAACTCGTCCTAGCTTTTCCAGCCAAGCTCAAAAATTCGTGCAGGCTAATGCACATCGTTTCGATATTATAGATGCCCACCAAGGAAATTTACCTTTTTCTAAACAAGAGCTTGGTTTTCGTGGCTTGTTAGTTGCCCGCTCCGTTGGCTTAATGCCGTTGCTGCAAGAATTTCTAGAATTTCAAAATCAAAAGTGGCCTTCACTAAAAAAAAGAAACTTAATAGGTAATCTCCTAAGCTCTCATGCTCAAAAACAGAACTTTTCTAATTTTATTCCTAGTTTAAAAGCAAGTGACTTGATTAACCTACCTAACCATGATGAATTGATGTATGTCAGTAATGTATTGGGATTAGGGCAAAAAAGTGTGGTCTTTCCTTTTGGATTATCACAGCAACGGCACGAAGCTTTTCTTAAAGCTATTCAACCTGCTGAAGTTCGGTTAACAAATAAACAAGTTGCTTTTATAGGAGCTTGGGGAACTCGTAAGGGGTCTAAAGACTGGGGAGAAATTATAAAACTTATCAGAAACGAAATACCAGAAGCGCAGTTTCTATTTTTGGGTACAGGTTTTAGTATGGAAACTGTTTTAGCTGATATTAACCTACCAAGTGCTGATGGAATTGAGATTATTCCCAACTATACTAGTGAAGAACTGCCAAAACTGTTAAGTAGAGCAACTGTAGGAGCTTTTCCTAGCTATATGGAAGGATTTGGTTTTGCTGTGTTAGAAAAATTAGCTTGTGGACTACCAACTGTAGCATATGATATACCAGGTCCAAGAGAAATGTTGGGTAAGTTAGATATTAAATTAATGACTAAACCAGGGGATATAGAACAATTTGCAGTTCATTTAGTAAAATTGCTTAGGCTTGACCAAACAAGTTATTCCCAAGTGTCACAGCACTGTGTTGAGATAGCAAATAAGTTTACTTGGCGTACAATTGCTGAAAATACGATAAATACGTATACACAGTTGTTTGCAAAAATTAAATCGATGTAG
- a CDS encoding class I SAM-dependent methyltransferase codes for MKRVTPEPNWPDSWKYSYTYDLLEIYGETNHQGYAYAYANRRRHILELIQKVAKPGAKVLDVAAGQGNFSLMLAELGYEVTWNDFREDLIDYVKLKREYGTINYVPGNVFSVSFDFDFDVVLIAEIIEHVAHPNEFLNKIAQMVKPGGYIIMSTPNGEYFQNRLPKFSECQDPSVFESMQFQPDADGHIFLLHLDEVKLIAQQANLSILETRLFNNTLTNGYLKSRNLFKVMPHNWINVCEKFTNQLPVILQRKVHSSMAVLLLNLND; via the coding sequence ATGAAAAGAGTTACCCCAGAACCAAACTGGCCTGACAGTTGGAAATATAGCTATACCTATGATTTGTTAGAAATTTATGGGGAGACAAATCATCAAGGATATGCTTATGCTTATGCTAATCGTCGCAGACATATTTTAGAATTAATACAAAAAGTTGCCAAACCTGGAGCAAAAGTTTTAGATGTAGCAGCTGGACAGGGAAATTTTAGTTTGATGCTAGCAGAGCTAGGTTATGAAGTTACCTGGAATGATTTTCGTGAAGATTTGATTGATTATGTCAAACTTAAACGGGAATACGGCACAATCAATTATGTACCAGGAAATGTTTTTTCAGTTAGTTTTGATTTTGACTTTGATGTTGTTTTAATTGCTGAAATTATTGAACATGTTGCCCATCCTAATGAATTTTTGAATAAAATTGCTCAGATGGTTAAACCTGGTGGCTATATTATTATGAGTACACCTAATGGTGAGTATTTTCAAAATAGGCTACCAAAATTTTCCGAATGTCAAGATCCTAGTGTTTTTGAAAGTATGCAATTTCAACCCGATGCCGATGGTCATATATTTTTATTACATTTAGATGAGGTTAAACTAATAGCTCAACAAGCAAATTTATCTATTTTAGAAACTAGACTTTTCAACAATACTTTAACAAACGGGTATTTAAAATCACGCAATTTATTTAAGGTAATGCCACATAATTGGATTAATGTCTGTGAAAAATTTACCAACCAACTGCCTGTAATCTTACAAAGAAAAGTTCACAGTAGCATGGCTGTTTTATTGTTAAACTTAAACGACTAA